One Formosa sp. Hel3_A1_48 genomic window, ATTTATAGCGCAGTGCGTAATTACTTTCCAAGCGTAAACCATAGCTTCCGTTGGTGTAGTAGTCCCCCAAAGTGGCTAAGTCGATGTAATCGCTTAACGCAAAGTAGTATCCTCCATTTTGTAGAAAATAACCACGGTTATTTTGCTCTCCAAATGAAGGGAAAATTACTCCAGAAGTCCTTTTTTTACTCAACGGAAAAAATGCAAAAGGCAAACCAATAGGAGTAGGAACATCAGCAATAAACATATTGGTGAGTCCAGTAACTATTTTTTTACCTGGTACAACTTTGGCTTTGCGTAAAAGAAAATAATACTCCGGATTCTCTTCATTTTCGGAGGTCGTAAATTTGGCCCGCTTGACAAAATAAACTGAATCATTTTCTTTCTTGGTGAGCTTCGAAATAATCCGGCCCCCTTGTTGTTCTGTTTTTGAATTCCAGATTAGAGCTTTTTTTGTTTTCATGTTAAAAACTATAGAGTCCGGCTCTACGATATCACTTCCTTGCTTAAAAACAGGAGGCTGAGAGTAATTTCCAAGAGAGTCTTTAATGCGGCCAGCATAAACTAAATCATTGGCATAGTCTATAGTGATGACGCCAGATTGAATATCCATGTCTTGGTATTGGACTTGTGCCTCGTTGTACAAATAAATTTGTTTCTTTTTCTGATTGACAGATGTGATATCTTTAGCTTTGTAGTTTATAATACCATCTAAAAGACCTTTAGGTTTTGTTATGCTGTCATTGTTTACAGAATCTTTTACGGCTATAACAGGCTTTTTGTTTGGGATAGAATCCAAACCTTTAATTTTAGAAACCGAAACTGAATCTGGTGTTTGTATTGCAGGTTTAGGAACTCCCTGAGCTGCAACCAAACTGTTAGTAAGCATTGTAAAACTTAGAATAAAAAGTAGTTGAAAGTATATTGTTTTCAATGCTTTTAAGTGTATTTTTGTAATGAATGGTCTGGTTTTTGAAATACCAAAGTTAAGGATATTTTTAGCGTTTTTAATATTTGAATACGTCAACAACAAGCCAAGCAAAATTTAGTATGCAAATTAAACCATTTTTAACAATACTGTTGTGTTTTTTTGGATTGATTTCTCTAGCTCAGACCAAAAACAATACCAAACCTTTTGTTGTCGTATTAGATGCCGGTCATGGCGGCAAGGACCCAGGTCGTCCTACTGCTTATGGCTATAAAGAAAAAGATATTGTTCTTGATGTTGTTTTACGCGTTGGTAAGCTTTTGGAAAACGTGGATGATGTACAGGTTATTTACACACGCAAAAAAGATGTTTTTCTGGAACTGCGCCAGCGCGCATCCATAGCAAATAAAGCCGATGCCGACCTTTTTGTTTCCATTCATTGTAATGCTCATAATTCCGATGCTCATGGAACTGAAACATTTGTTTTAGGTCTTCATCGAAACGCTTCCAATTTCCGTATCGCGCAACAAGAAAATGAGGTTATTTTTATGGAAGATAACTACGAACAAAATTATGAAGGTTTTGACCCTAGCTCACCAGAGTCGTTTATTGGTTTAACGCTTTTACAAGAAGATTATCTTGATCAAAGTATTTTACTAGCGCGCACAATTCAGAATAATTTTATGCAAAAGCTCAAACGCCGCGACCGCGGAGTAAAACAGGCTGGTTTTTGGGTCCTACACAATACCTACATGCCAAGTGTTTTGGTGGAGACTGGTTTTATAACCAACAAAAAAGAAGGAGATTATTTGAATTCAAATCGTGGTAAAGAAGAAATTTCAAAAAGTATTTTTGATGCCATCATAGATTATAAATCTAGTTTAAATTCTGATGTAACATTCGAAAACCCAATTGAAGAGACTCCGCAAGTTGCTTCAGCTGTATTTTTTAAAGTACAGATTGCTGCTGGTGCCAAAAAACTTGCACCAGCCCCTTATAATTTTAATGGGCTTAGCCCTATATCAAGAGTCAAATCGACAACCCTTTACCGCTATTTTTATGGCGAAACAACAGATTACGAGACCGTTTTAAAATTGAAAGCTGAAGCCATAGAAAAAGGCTACACCTCAGCATTTGTAGTGGCCTATGAAAATGGCTTAAAAATTCCTGTCGATAAAGCCCTTAAAACAAAAACAAATTAACCTCACAGATTATAAATTAATTATTAGATTTGTAAGGCATCAAAACCTTTAGTATTGAGAACCACAAAAGAAATTAAAACAGCAATATTAGTCCTTTCAGGGATTCTATTATTTATATTTATTTTTAATTATCTAAAAGGGGAGAATTTACTTAGTAGTGCCCGGAAAATTACAGCGGTATACGACAATGTTGAAGGGTTAACCTCTTCTGCAGCAGTGACTATAAATGGTCATTCTATTGGTAAAGTGCAAGATGTGCGTTTTACTGATGACGGCAGTGGAAAACTAGAGGTTGTCATGCTAATTGAAAGTGATTTTGAATTTTCCGTGAACAGTACAGCTGAACTGTATGAATCTGGACTTATAGGAGGGAAGGCTATTGCAATAGTCCCTGCCTTTGATGGAGCTGATAACGTTTCGTCTGGAGTTGTGCTTAAATCCTCTGTAAAACCAGGTCTTACTGAACTTGTGAATCAACGCTTAACTCCACTTCAAGAAAAAATCGAATCAGTAATGGTTAGTGCTGATGAACTTTTGTTGAACGTCAATAGTGTTTTTGATGCGAAAACAAAAACCCATCTCAAAGGGAGTATTGCTCAATTAGAACAAACTATTTTATCTTTTGAATCCACTTCCAATGCGCTTAATAATTTAGTGGAAGACAACAAATCATCTATTTCATCAACACTGAACAACTTTAGTGAAATATCTGAAGATCTCACTGAAGTGAGTGCCAATTTGGTTGATGCCAATTTGAAGGAAACCATTAATGGACTCCAGTCTACTGTTTCTAATTTTGATACCTTACTTAGTGCAATTGACAAGGGTGAAGGCTCCGTTGGCAAACTCATGAAAGATGAAGGATTGTATAACAATTTAGAGGGTGCTCTTGGACAATTGCAAGCTCTTCTTGAAGACATGAAGTTAAATCCCAAGCGGTATGTTCATTTTTCATTGTTTGGCAAGAAAAACAAGCCTTACAGTCAAGCTGAAACAGAAACTAAAGAATAATATTTAAAATGACGCTGTTGCCAAATATCATTTTTGGGCTCATTTTACTGAGCGGTATTGGTTTTTTTGTAAAAAATATCAATAAACTCAGGCGGAATATCAAATTAGGTAAATCTATCAATATAGAGGAAGGGTCTTCTAAACAAAGAT contains:
- a CDS encoding N-acetylmuramoyl-L-alanine amidase family protein is translated as MQIKPFLTILLCFFGLISLAQTKNNTKPFVVVLDAGHGGKDPGRPTAYGYKEKDIVLDVVLRVGKLLENVDDVQVIYTRKKDVFLELRQRASIANKADADLFVSIHCNAHNSDAHGTETFVLGLHRNASNFRIAQQENEVIFMEDNYEQNYEGFDPSSPESFIGLTLLQEDYLDQSILLARTIQNNFMQKLKRRDRGVKQAGFWVLHNTYMPSVLVETGFITNKKEGDYLNSNRGKEEISKSIFDAIIDYKSSLNSDVTFENPIEETPQVASAVFFKVQIAAGAKKLAPAPYNFNGLSPISRVKSTTLYRYFYGETTDYETVLKLKAEAIEKGYTSAFVVAYENGLKIPVDKALKTKTN
- a CDS encoding MlaD family protein — protein: MRTTKEIKTAILVLSGILLFIFIFNYLKGENLLSSARKITAVYDNVEGLTSSAAVTINGHSIGKVQDVRFTDDGSGKLEVVMLIESDFEFSVNSTAELYESGLIGGKAIAIVPAFDGADNVSSGVVLKSSVKPGLTELVNQRLTPLQEKIESVMVSADELLLNVNSVFDAKTKTHLKGSIAQLEQTILSFESTSNALNNLVEDNKSSISSTLNNFSEISEDLTEVSANLVDANLKETINGLQSTVSNFDTLLSAIDKGEGSVGKLMKDEGLYNNLEGALGQLQALLEDMKLNPKRYVHFSLFGKKNKPYSQAETETKE